One segment of Spirochaetota bacterium DNA contains the following:
- a CDS encoding homocysteine biosynthesis protein, which yields MSDIVIKKSYEEINAKIKKGDVVVVTAEEMAGIVKSEGYKQAFKKVDVVTTGTFGTMCSSGAFINFGHTRPKIKASKVWLNDVEAYAGLAVVDIYIGATQVQDDDPLNKVHPGRFKYGGGHVIEDLIAGKPVKLKAKSYGTDCYPLREYEATVTIHDLRDAFLYNPRNAYQNYNCAVNQSKKTIYTYMGILRPNMGNATYSSAGQLSPLLNDPYYWTIGVGTKIFLGGTVGAVTWRGTQHDPNAPRGDNGVVRSGAGTIAVTGDMKQMSAQFIKGASITGYGCSLMVGLGIPIPILNEDLAFFTGVSDDQIFCQVVDYGYDYPNAIGRVIAEVSYAQLKSGFIEIGGKRIPTAPLSSYPMAKKIATILKDWITGNQFTLGQPQILLPSVPYDKRHE from the coding sequence ATGAGTGATATTGTTATAAAGAAAAGCTATGAAGAAATAAATGCAAAGATAAAAAAAGGTGATGTAGTTGTTGTCACTGCCGAAGAAATGGCAGGCATAGTAAAATCTGAAGGATACAAGCAAGCCTTCAAAAAAGTTGACGTGGTGACTACTGGAACCTTTGGTACCATGTGTTCCTCCGGTGCATTTATCAATTTTGGTCATACCCGTCCCAAGATTAAAGCCTCAAAGGTATGGCTCAACGATGTAGAGGCGTATGCAGGCCTTGCTGTAGTGGATATTTACATTGGTGCAACTCAGGTGCAGGACGATGACCCACTCAACAAAGTACATCCAGGACGCTTTAAATATGGTGGTGGACATGTTATTGAGGATTTAATTGCCGGTAAACCCGTCAAGCTTAAAGCAAAAAGCTACGGTACCGACTGCTATCCTTTACGTGAATACGAAGCAACAGTAACCATACATGACCTTCGTGATGCATTTTTATACAATCCACGCAATGCCTATCAAAACTATAACTGTGCTGTCAACCAGTCCAAAAAAACCATATACACCTACATGGGGATACTGCGCCCCAATATGGGAAATGCAACCTACTCAAGTGCCGGGCAGCTAAGCCCTCTGCTCAATGATCCGTATTACTGGACAATTGGCGTTGGCACCAAAATTTTTTTAGGCGGTACTGTTGGTGCTGTAACATGGCGCGGTACTCAGCATGACCCCAATGCACCGCGTGGCGATAATGGTGTGGTACGCTCAGGTGCAGGAACCATTGCTGTAACCGGCGATATGAAGCAGATGTCGGCACAATTTATTAAAGGAGCATCGATTACCGGGTATGGTTGCTCGCTTATGGTTGGGTTGGGTATTCCCATTCCAATTTTAAACGAGGACTTAGCATTCTTTACCGGTGTTTCCGATGACCAGATCTTTTGCCAGGTTGTAGATTACGGCTATGACTACCCCAATGCAATAGGACGCGTCATTGCCGAGGTTAGTTATGCACAGCTAAAATCAGGGTTTATTGAAATTGGTGGCAAACGTATCCCCACTGCACCACTTTCAAGCTATCCCATGGCAAAAAAGATTGCCACAATACTTAAAGATTGGATAACAGGCAATCAGTTTACTCTGGGTCAGCCACAAATACTACTGCCATCGGTACCCTATGACAAACGTCATGAGTAA
- a CDS encoding Fic family protein — MDIKDFKAGIYKKGYEYSYFLPEKINHPFVWTDETINELLEKASLKLGELNSFSRLVPDTDMFIKMHIFKEAVVSSRIEGTRTNIEEALNEEKDIDPEKRDDWKEVNNYVKAMNNAIENLKKLPLSNRLIRDTHWILLSSGRGEHKAPGEFRKSQNWIGGATIADAVFIPPAHTELPELLSDFEKFLNNNELKIPHLVKIAIAHYQFETIHPFLDGNGRIGRLLITLYLVANGLLEKPLLYLSEYFEKNKTLYYDNLTFVRTKNDLGQWIKFFLNGVALTSENAATTLQKIIKLKEDIEKHKILTMGKRSKQAMEFLHHLFKKPVVTVKEVQEMITLSPKAANNLVNAFVENKILIESTGYQRNRVFVFEEYIRMF, encoded by the coding sequence ATGGATATTAAGGATTTCAAAGCAGGTATATATAAAAAGGGTTATGAATATTCATATTTTTTACCTGAAAAGATAAATCACCCTTTTGTCTGGACAGATGAAACCATAAATGAACTTTTGGAAAAAGCCTCTTTAAAGCTGGGGGAATTGAACTCTTTTTCACGCCTGGTGCCAGATACAGATATGTTTATAAAAATGCATATTTTTAAAGAGGCAGTAGTATCAAGTCGCATTGAGGGGACAAGAACAAATATTGAAGAGGCTCTAAACGAAGAAAAAGATATAGACCCTGAAAAACGAGACGACTGGAAGGAGGTAAACAATTATGTTAAGGCTATGAATAATGCCATAGAGAACCTCAAAAAATTGCCTCTCTCAAACAGATTAATCAGGGATACTCATTGGATCTTACTTTCAAGTGGTAGAGGCGAACATAAAGCTCCTGGGGAATTTAGAAAATCGCAAAACTGGATTGGCGGAGCTACCATAGCTGACGCAGTATTTATTCCGCCAGCGCATACAGAATTACCAGAACTACTTTCTGATTTTGAAAAGTTTCTTAATAATAATGAATTAAAAATCCCACACTTAGTAAAAATTGCCATTGCTCACTATCAGTTTGAAACCATACACCCCTTTCTTGATGGGAATGGAAGAATAGGTCGTTTACTGATTACCCTATATCTTGTAGCAAATGGTTTACTGGAAAAACCTCTGTTGTATTTGTCAGAATATTTTGAAAAAAACAAGACACTTTATTATGATAACCTAACTTTTGTTAGAACAAAAAATGATCTGGGACAATGGATAAAATTCTTTTTAAACGGAGTGGCTTTAACTTCTGAAAATGCTGCAACAACTTTGCAAAAAATAATCAAGTTAAAGGAAGACATAGAAAAACACAAAATTTTAACGATGGGCAAAAGATCAAAGCAGGCGATGGAATTCTTGCATCATCTTTTCAAAAAACCTGTTGTAACCGTAAAGGAAGTGCAAGAGATGATCACTCTTTCACCAAAGGCTGCTAATAATCTTGTTAATGCTTTTGTAGAAAATAAAATACTGATTGAATCCACGGGATATCAAAGAAATAGGGTTTTTGTTTTTGAGGAATATATAAGGATGTTTTAA
- a CDS encoding class I SAM-dependent DNA methyltransferase, with product MAKKNNQQIEPLETQLWKAADKLRKNIDAAEYKHIVLGLIFLKYISDSFESLYEKLLKGEGEYAGADPEDRDEYKAENVFFVPPVARWSYLQSKAKQPDIGKVVDDAMDAIERENPSLRGVLPKVYARGNLDPTSLGGLIDLIGNIALKDAKARSADILGHVFEYFLGQFALAEGKKGGQFYTPKSVVELLVEMLEPFSGRVFDPCCGSGGMFVQSEKFVMSHQGRINDISIYGQESNQTTWRLCKMNLAIRGIDSSQVLWNSEGSFLNDAHKDLKADFVIANPPFNDSDWGGELLRKDARWQYGVPPTGNANYAWIQHFIYHLAPSGVAGFVLAKGSLTSKSSGEGEIRKALIEARLVDCIVNLPPKLFLNTQIPACLWFVSRNKANGKFRNRRDEILFIDARNLGHLINRRTREFSKEDIEKIASTYHNWRNPNGKYQDIKGFCCSVNIERVRELDYVLTPGRYVGLPDDEDDFEFNERFTKLKAEFEEQLKEEARLNQLILENLKKVKLQ from the coding sequence ATGGCAAAGAAAAATAATCAGCAAATAGAACCTCTTGAAACGCAACTTTGGAAAGCAGCCGACAAACTCAGAAAGAATATTGACGCTGCCGAGTATAAACATATAGTTTTAGGGCTTATTTTCCTTAAATACATTTCCGATTCATTTGAAAGTCTGTATGAAAAATTGCTGAAGGGCGAAGGAGAGTATGCCGGAGCTGATCCAGAGGACAGGGACGAATATAAAGCAGAAAATGTCTTTTTTGTTCCGCCGGTAGCCCGATGGTCATATCTTCAATCAAAAGCAAAACAGCCAGATATTGGCAAGGTAGTTGATGACGCAATGGATGCGATCGAGAGAGAAAATCCTTCGCTTAGAGGAGTTTTACCAAAGGTTTATGCACGGGGTAATCTTGATCCAACAAGTCTTGGTGGTTTAATAGATTTAATTGGTAACATTGCCCTTAAAGATGCAAAAGCAAGAAGTGCAGATATTCTGGGGCATGTTTTTGAGTATTTCCTTGGTCAATTTGCCCTTGCAGAAGGGAAAAAGGGGGGTCAGTTCTATACGCCCAAAAGTGTTGTTGAGCTTCTGGTAGAGATGCTTGAACCTTTTAGTGGTAGAGTCTTTGACCCATGCTGCGGCTCTGGTGGAATGTTTGTTCAGTCGGAAAAATTTGTTATGAGTCATCAGGGTAGAATTAACGATATTTCTATTTATGGACAAGAGAGCAACCAGACCACCTGGCGACTTTGTAAAATGAATCTTGCCATTCGTGGTATTGATAGTTCGCAGGTTTTATGGAACAGCGAAGGCTCTTTTTTGAACGACGCCCATAAAGACCTGAAGGCTGATTTTGTTATTGCCAATCCACCGTTCAACGACAGCGACTGGGGTGGTGAGCTATTAAGAAAGGATGCAAGATGGCAATATGGGGTTCCTCCGACCGGCAATGCTAACTATGCCTGGATACAACACTTCATTTATCACCTTGCACCGAGTGGTGTTGCTGGTTTTGTTCTGGCAAAAGGGTCGCTTACTTCTAAATCATCTGGCGAAGGAGAAATAAGAAAGGCACTCATAGAAGCCCGTCTGGTTGATTGCATTGTTAACCTTCCGCCAAAGTTATTTCTGAATACACAGATTCCTGCCTGCCTCTGGTTTGTGAGCAGGAATAAGGCAAACGGAAAGTTCAGAAACAGAAGGGATGAGATATTGTTTATTGATGCCCGAAACCTTGGACACCTCATCAATCGCAGAACCCGTGAATTTTCAAAAGAAGACATTGAAAAGATTGCTTCTACCTACCACAACTGGCGCAATCCCAATGGAAAATACCAGGACATCAAAGGTTTCTGCTGTTCTGTCAACATTGAACGGGTGCGTGAACTGGATTATGTGCTTACCCCGGGTCGCTATGTGGGACTTCCCGATGATGAAGATGACTTTGAATTTAATGAGCGATTTACCAAACTAAAAGCTGAGTTTGAAGAGCAGTTAAAGGAAGAGGCAAGACTAAACCAGCTTATTCTTGAAAACTTAAAAAAGGTGAAACTGCAGTGA
- a CDS encoding restriction endonuclease subunit S, producing MSEWKECTLKEIAIVNPTESLPKGVKAKKVMMDTLIPFTKKISCYSIEEYNGGMKFRNGDTLVARITPCLENGKTAFVDILDDNEVGFGSTEFIVLREKKDLSDKNFLYYFAMSPDFRDVAILSMTGSSGRQRVQIDVVENHPFLLPPLPEQRAIASVLSSLDDKIDLLHRQNKTLEAMAETLFRQWFVEPCKDGLPEGWEEKPLEEIYLFEKGFEPGSNNYLDYEESGVIRFIRVGDMFDSNGNIFIKKELALKVCNETDLLMSFDGTVGRITFGLNGAYSSGIRKIYSKNKIYDNLGLKYLLFNSKDIQELINSHASGSVILHASSSIKYLTFNFPEDEQIDHFNEVINPIFNKILQNKIHIRTLEKLRDTLLPKLMSGEVRVEYE from the coding sequence ATGAGTGAGTGGAAGGAATGTACTCTTAAGGAAATTGCTATAGTTAATCCAACAGAGAGTCTTCCCAAAGGTGTAAAAGCAAAAAAAGTAATGATGGATACCCTGATCCCATTTACGAAAAAAATCTCATGTTACTCGATTGAAGAATATAATGGTGGTATGAAATTTAGAAATGGAGATACACTCGTTGCTCGTATTACTCCATGCTTGGAAAATGGGAAAACAGCCTTTGTTGATATTCTTGATGATAACGAAGTAGGATTCGGTTCAACTGAATTCATCGTTTTAAGAGAAAAAAAAGACTTGAGTGACAAAAATTTTCTTTATTATTTCGCAATGTCACCAGATTTTAGAGATGTTGCAATTTTATCAATGACAGGAAGTTCTGGAAGACAAAGAGTTCAAATAGATGTAGTAGAAAATCATCCTTTTTTACTCCCCCCTCTCCCCGAACAGCGCGCCATTGCCTCTGTGCTTTCCAGTTTAGACGACAAAATAGACCTTCTCCACCGCCAGAACAAAACGCTGGAAGCTATGGCAGAAACACTTTTCAGACAGTGGTTTGTGGAACCGTGCAAGGACGGGTTGCCTGAAGGATGGGAGGAGAAGCCTTTAGAAGAAATTTATTTATTTGAAAAGGGTTTTGAACCAGGAAGTAACAATTATTTAGACTATGAGGAGTCAGGCGTTATTAGATTTATCAGAGTTGGTGATATGTTTGATTCTAATGGGAATATTTTTATAAAAAAAGAATTAGCTTTGAAAGTTTGTAATGAAACAGATTTGCTTATGTCTTTTGACGGAACTGTGGGAAGAATAACCTTTGGTTTAAATGGTGCTTATTCTTCAGGAATCAGAAAAATATACTCAAAAAATAAAATATATGATAATTTAGGTTTAAAATATTTGCTTTTTAACTCCAAAGATATTCAGGAACTAATTAATTCTCATGCTTCAGGTTCAGTAATATTACATGCTAGTTCAAGTATAAAATATTTAACTTTTAATTTTCCTGAAGATGAACAGATAGACCATTTTAATGAAGTCATTAATCCCATATTCAATAAAATATTGCAAAATAAAATTCATATCCGCACGCTCGAGAAACTGCGCGATACCCTTTTGCCAAAATTGATGAGCGGGGAAGTGAGGGTAGAATATGAATAA
- a CDS encoding HNH endonuclease: protein MPDREVCTIRDLIYYQYAKIIARSALGPGAKKHSYGFIKKTFQQLKNDEKKWSEILREDKQLMEAEKKCIYCGSKENLSWEHIVPRSLSINERCPACDRIQGIHNQIWACKSCNSKKGTKGLYHFYKEMHPDAKIQDIIPPLLEKKYLKTIYCCHECNGSLDSDMGGKRLTVLDLDLRPGGGV, encoded by the coding sequence ATGCCTGACCGTGAAGTGTGCACGATACGCGACCTGATATACTATCAGTATGCCAAGATAATCGCCAGAAGCGCCCTTGGCCCCGGGGCAAAAAAGCACTCCTACGGTTTCATCAAAAAGACCTTCCAGCAGTTGAAGAACGATGAGAAGAAGTGGTCGGAAATACTGCGCGAAGACAAGCAGCTCATGGAAGCGGAAAAGAAATGCATTTACTGCGGAAGCAAGGAGAACCTGAGCTGGGAGCACATCGTGCCCCGCTCCCTGAGCATAAACGAACGCTGCCCCGCCTGCGACCGCATCCAAGGCATCCACAACCAGATATGGGCATGCAAAAGCTGCAATTCAAAGAAAGGCACTAAAGGGCTGTACCACTTTTATAAGGAGATGCATCCCGACGCTAAAATACAGGACATCATCCCCCCACTGCTGGAGAAGAAATACCTCAAGACGATATACTGCTGCCACGAGTGCAACGGCTCGCTGGACAGCGACATGGGCGGAAAAAGACTAACGGTTCTGGATCTGGACCTGAGGCCAGGGGGTGGGGTGTGA
- a CDS encoding DUF3800 domain-containing protein — MLNAEVKQHDYITTEYIMFTDESYITDSRYRSLSAFSFKKSKYKEFCNSIRSIMLESGIKEFKWQKLKDAKYYFCAEKLIDFVLNNILTFDLRVDTIVWDTQDSRHNVKGRDDMANYERMFFHLLNHAIKQRPRGSRWLIFPDEKNGIDWDTISKCLDNKGKKQELVNTIFGSFFTDSYYSIEDFKEKKSHDEYPIQIADLFSGMAVFSRNNFDCYQSYIDSRQPLLFCNKEYKLSNREKYRCKLLEYFNNECKNKKLGVSLENKRGLYTFDPKNPINFWHYEPQGDYDKAPTRKEK; from the coding sequence ATGCTAAACGCTGAAGTTAAACAACATGATTATATCACAACAGAATATATCATGTTTACTGACGAAAGTTATATAACAGACTCGAGGTATAGAAGTTTATCCGCTTTTTCATTTAAGAAATCAAAATATAAAGAATTCTGTAACTCAATTAGATCTATTATGTTAGAATCTGGTATTAAGGAGTTTAAATGGCAAAAATTAAAAGATGCTAAATACTATTTTTGTGCTGAAAAGCTTATTGATTTTGTTTTAAATAATATTTTAACTTTCGATTTAAGAGTTGATACTATAGTATGGGATACTCAGGATAGTCGCCACAATGTCAAAGGAAGAGATGATATGGCTAACTACGAAAGAATGTTTTTTCATCTACTTAATCATGCAATAAAACAAAGACCTCGAGGAAGCAGATGGTTAATATTCCCGGATGAAAAAAATGGAATCGACTGGGATACAATAAGCAAGTGTTTAGACAATAAAGGCAAAAAACAGGAATTAGTTAATACTATATTTGGATCTTTTTTTACCGATTCCTATTATAGTATTGAAGATTTTAAAGAGAAAAAATCACATGATGAATATCCAATTCAGATTGCAGATTTGTTCTCAGGAATGGCAGTTTTTTCTCGTAATAATTTTGACTGTTATCAAAGTTATATAGATTCTCGACAGCCACTTCTTTTTTGTAATAAGGAGTATAAATTAAGTAATCGTGAAAAATATAGATGCAAACTTCTTGAGTATTTTAATAATGAATGTAAAAATAAAAAACTCGGAGTTTCTTTGGAAAACAAAAGAGGTCTTTATACATTTGATCCAAAAAATCCGATAAATTTCTGGCATTATGAACCACAGGGTGATTATGATAAGGCACCTACCAGAAAAGAAAAATAG